The Streptomyces sp. NBC_00459 DNA segment TTCCCCTGAATGATCGATTCCTCACCGACGAGACACTCGTCGCCGATGACCGCTCCGTCCTCGATCCGCGCGGCGCGCATGATGTCGGTGTTCTTCCCGACCACGCAGCCCCGCAGATTGCTGTGCTGCCCGATGTACACGTTGTCGTGCAACACGGCCCTGTGCAGGAAGGCCCCGCTCTTCACGACGACGTTCGAGCCCACCACGGTGTGCTCACGGATTTCCACACCGGCCTCGACCTTGGCGTAGTCCCCGATGTAGAGGGGCCCGCGGAGCACGGCATCGGGATGCACTTCGGCGCCCTCGGCAACCCACACACCGGGCGAGATCTCGAAGCCGTCGAGCTCGACATCGACCTTGCCCTCAAGGACGTCGGCCTGCGCCTTCAAATAGCTCTCGTGCGTACCGACGTCTTCCCAGTACCCCTCGGCGATGTAGCCGTAGACCAGCCGGCCTTCCTTCATAAGCTGCGGGAAGACATCACCGGACCAGTCGACGGAAGTGTCGGCCTCGACGTAGTCGAAGACCTCGGGCTCCATGACGTAGATACCGGTGTTCACGGTGTCCGAGAAGACCTGCCCCCAGGTCGGCTTCTCGAGGAAGCGCTCGACCTTGCCTTCCTCGTCCACGATGGTGATACCGAATTCCAGTGGATTCGGCACCCTCGTCAGGCAGACAGTGACGAGCGCACCCTTTTCCTTGTGGAAATTGATGAGCTCGGTGAGGTCGAAGTCGGTCAGGGCATCACCGGAGATGACGAGGAAGGTGTCGTCCTTCAACGCCTCTTCAGCGTTCTTGACGCTTCCGGCGGTACCGAGTGGCTTCTCCTCATTGGCATAGGTGAGCTCCATCCCGAGCTCTTCGCCGTCACCGAAGTAGTTCTTGACGAGCGAGGCCAGGAACTGAACAGTGACGACTGTCTCGTTGAGCCCATGCCTTTTGAGCAGCCGCAGCACATGCTCCATGATCGGCCGATTGGCCACTGGCAGGAGCGGCTTGGGCATGCTTGAGGTCATTGGGCGAAGGCGTGTGCCTTCGCCTCCGGCCATCACGACGGCCTTCATGTCGGAAGCGTCCTCCTTGAAGAGACGGTCTAGCCGACTTCACCCGTCCAGATTGTCCCGCACTTTTTCGAAGCGGGCCATCGAGCCACTACAGTCGCCCAATCGGCGAGCTCAATCGGCCATGGCGTCCGCACGGACCAGCCGGCGGACTTGTACCACGTAGAGGACTCCTGCCCACCAGTACAGGGTTGTACCCCATCCGGCGAACGCCCATCCGAAAATAGCAGCGAGTGACGAGATCCATCCACTTCCGTCACTGAGCAGTAGAAGTGGGAAGGCGTACATCAGGTTGAACGTAGCGGCCTTCCCCAGGAAGTTCACCTGCGGCGGCGGATACCCGTGACGCCTGAGGATGCCCACCATCACCAGCAGAACCAGCTCTCGCGCCAACAGTGCAGCGGTCAACCAGATTGGCAGAATCTCGCGCCACGTGAGACCGACCAAAGTCGAGAGAATGTAGAGCCGATCGGCTGCAGGATCAAGGAGCCGGCCGAGACTGCTGATCTGGTTCCAGCGCCTCGCGAGCTTGCCGTCCAGATAGTCACTGATCCCGCTCAGCATGAGTACCAGGAGCGCCCAGCCGTCGCTCTCCGGACCGCCGAACTCAGGCCGAAGGATCAACCAGAGAAAGACGGGTACGCCGACGAGGCGCGCCATGCTGAGGATGTTCGGGATGGTGAGGACCCGGTCTGTCTGGACGCGGGTCTCCTGGACCTCCACCCGGGAGCCTCCTGAGGGAAATGAGCCAACGATGCCCCCTGACCCTACCTCAACGCAAAAAAGCTCCGGCTCTCGGGCGGTATGCCCAAGAGCCGGAGCTATAAAAGGAGTTCGGCGGTGTCCTACTCTCCCACAGGGTCCCCCCTGCAGTACCATCGGCGCTGTGAGGCTTAGCTTCCGGGTTCGGAATGTAACCGGGCGTTTCCCTCACGCTATGACCACCGAAACACGGTGAAACACATATCAACCGCACCACACCCGGTGGCCCCGGGCATGGGGTTGTTCGTGGTTTCAGAACCAACACAGTGGACGCGAGCAACTGAGGACAAGCCCTCGGCCTATTAGTACCAGTCACCTCCACCCGTTACCGGGCTTCCAGATCTGGCCTATCAACCCAGTCGTCTACTGGGAGCCTTACCCCATCTAGTGGGTGGGAACACTCATCTCGAAGCAGGCTTCCCGCTTAGATGCTTTCAGCGGTTATCCCTCCCGAACGTAGCCAACCAGCCATGCCCTTGGCAGGACAACTGGCACACCAGAGGTTCGTCCGTCCCGGTCCTCTCGTACTAGGGACAGCCCTTCTCAATGTTCCTGCGCGCGCAGCGGATAGGGACCGAACTGTCTCACGACGTTCTAAACCCAGCTCGCGTACCGCTTTAATGGGCGAACAGCCCAACCCTTGGGACCGACTCCAGCCCCAGGATGCGACGAGCCGACATCGAGGTGCCAAACCATCCCGTCGATATGGACTCTTGGGGAAGATCAGCCTGTTATCCCCGGGGTACCTTTTATCCGTTGAGCGACGGCGCTTCCACAAGCCACCGCCGGATCACTAGTCCCGACTTTCGTCCCTGCTCGACCCGTCGGTCTCACAGTCAAGCTCCCTTGTGCACTTACACTCAACACCTGATTGCCAACCAGGCTGAGGGAACCTTTGGGCGCCTCCGTTACTCTTTAGGAGGCAACCGCCCCAGTTAAACTACCCATCAGACACTGTCCCTGATCCGGATCACGGACCCAGGTTAGACATCCAGCACGACCAGACTGGTATTTCAACGACGACTCCACAAACACTGGCGTGCCCGCTTCACAGTCTCCCAGCTATCCTACACAAGCCGAACCGAACACCAATATCAAACTATAGTAAAGGTCCCGGGGTCTTTCCGTCCTGCTGCGCGAAACGAGCATCTTTACTCGTAGTGCAATTTCACCGGGCCTATGGTTGAGACAGTCGAGAAGTCGTTACGCCATTCGTGCAGGTCGGAACTTACCCGACAAGGAATTTCGCTACCTTAGGATGGTTATAGTTACCACCGCCGTTTACTGGCGCTTAAGTTCTCAGCTTCGCCACACCGAAATGTGACTAACCGGTCCCCTTAACGTTCCAGCACCGGGCAGGCGTCAGTCCGTATACATCGCCTTACGGCTTCGCACGGACCTGTGTTTTTAGTAAACAGTCGCTTCTCGCTGGTCTCTGCGGCCACCCCCAGCTCGGAGAGCAAGTCTCCTCACCAGTGATGGCCCCCCTTCTCCCGAAGTTACGGGGGCATTTTGCCGAGTTCCTTAACCATAGTTCACCCGAACGCCTCGGTATTCTCTACCTGACCACCTGAGTCGGTTTAGGGTACGGGCCGCCATGAAACTCGCTAGAGGCTTTTCTCGACAGCATAGGATCATCCACTTCACCACAATCGGCTCGGCATCAGGTCTCAGCCCTAATGTGTGACGGATTTACCTATCACACGGCCTACACCCTTACCCCGGGACAACCACCGCCCGGGATGGACTACCTTCCTGCGTCACCCCATCACTCACCTACTGCAGGTCTGGTCCGTCGGCTCCACCACTCCCCCTTGCCCGAAGGCTCCGGGGCGGCTTCACGGACTTAGCATCGCCTGGTTCAATGTTTGACGCTTCACAGCGGGTACCGGAATATCAACCGGTTATCCATCGACTACGCCTGTCGGCCTCGCCTTAGGTCCCGACTTACCCTGGGCAGATCAGCTTGACCCAGGAACCCTTAGTCAATCGGCGCACACGTTTCCCACGTGTGTATCGCTACTCATGCCTGCATTCTCACTCGTGAACCGTCCACCACTAGCTTCCGCTGCAGCTTCACCCGGCACACGACGCTCCCCTACCCATCCCAACAGGCGTTGGCCCTATTGCTGGAATGACACGACTTCGGCGGTACGCTTGAGCCCCGCTACATTGTCGGCGCGGAATCACTAGACCAGTGAGCTATTACGCACTCTTTCAAGGGTGGCTGCTTCTAAGCCAACCTCCTGGTTGTCTGTGCGACTCCACATCCTTTCCCACTTAGCGTACGCTTAGGGGCCTTAGTCGATGCTCTGGGCTGTTTCCCTCTCGACCATGGAGCTTATCCCCCACAGTCTCACTGCCGTGCTCTCACTTACCGGCATTCGGAGTTTGGCTAAGGTCAGTAACCCGGTAGGGCCCATCGCCTATCCAGTGCTCTACCTCCGGCAAGAAACACACGACGCTGCACCTAAATGCATTTCGGGGAGAACCAGCTATCACGGAGTTTGATTGGCCTTTCACCCCTAACCACAGGTCATCCCCCAGGTTTTCAACCCTGGTGGGTTCGGTCCTCCACGAAGTCTTACCTCCGCTTCAACCTGCCCATGGCTAGATCACTCCGCTTCGGGTCTTGAGCGCGCTACTGAATCGCCCTATTCGGACTCGCTTTCGCTACGGCTTCCCCACACGGGTTAACCTCGCAACACACCGCAAACTCGCAGGCTCATTCTTCAAAAGGCACGCAGTCACGACGTTGCATGCAAGCATGCAACGCGACGCTCCCACGGCTTGTAGGCACACGGTTTCAGGTACTATTTCACTCCGCTCCCGCGGTACTTTTCACCATTCCCTCACGGTACTATCCGCTATCGGTCACCAGGGAATATTTAGGCTTAACGGGTGGTCCCGCCAGATTCACACGGGATTTCTCGGGCCCCGTGCTACTTGGGTGTCTCTCAAACGAGCCGTTGATGTTTCGACTACGGGGGTCTTACCCTCTACGCCGGACCTTTCGCATGTCCTTCGCCTACACCAACGGTTTCTGACTCGTCTCACGGCCGGCAGACCATGAAAGAGAGATCCCACAACCCCGTATACGCAACCCCTGCCGGGTCTCACACGCATACGGTTTGGCCTCATCCGGTTTCGCTCGCCACTACTCCCGGAATCACGGTTGTTTTCTCTTCCTGCGGGTACTGAGATGTTTCACTTCCCCGCGTTCCCTCCACACACCCTATGTGTTCAGATGTGGGTGACAGCCCATGACGACTGCCGGGTTTCCCCATTCGGAAACCCCCGGATCAAAGCCTGGTTGACGACTCCCCGGGGACTATCGTGGCCTCCCACGTCCTTCATCGGTTCCTGGTGCCAAGGCATCCACCGTGCGCCCTTAAAAACTTGGCCACAGATGCTCGCGTCCACTGTGCAGTTCTCAAACAACGACCAACCACCCACCACCCCACCCATCACAGGCGGAGTTCTACCGGGGCCGGCACTGAAGGCGGCTTCACAGCCGTACCCTCAGACACCCAACAGCGTGCCCGACCATGTCCCGCCCGGAGATCATGCTTTCCACGCCCTCTTGCGAGAGCAGTACTTACAAGCCTCCGACCCGTGAACCCGGCCGAATAATCAACGTTCCACCCATGAGCAACCAGCACCGGACATTCGCCGATGTACTGGCCTCTGACCACGACCCCGAAGAGCCCTGGTAAGAAATGCTCCTTAGAAAGGAGGTGATCCAGCCGCACCTTCCGGTACGGCTACCTTGTTACGACTTCGTCCCAATCGCCAGTCCCACCTTCGACAGCTCCCTCCCCGTGAGGGGTTGGGCCACCGGCTTCGGGTGTTACCGACTTTCGTGACGTGACGGGCGGTGTGTACAAGGCCCGGGAACGTATTCACCGCAGCAATGCTGATCTGCGATTACTAGCAACTCCGACTTCATGGGGTCGAGTTGCAGACCCCAATCCGAACTGAGACCGGCTTTTTGAGATTCGCTCCGCCTCACGGCATCGCAGCTCATTGTACCGGCCATTGTAGCACGTGTGCAGCCCAAGACATAAGGGGCATGATGACTTGACGTCGTCCCCACCTTCCTCCGAGTTGACCCCGGCAGTCTCCTGTGAGTCCCCATCACCCCGAAGGGCATGCTGGCAACACAGAACAAGGGTTGCGCTCGTTGCGGGACTTAACCCAACATCTCACGACACGAGCTGACGACAGCCATGCACCACCTGTACACCGACCACAAGGGGGCACCATCTCTGATGCTTTCCGGCGTATGTCAAGCCTTGGTAAGGTTCTTCGCGTTGCGTCGAATTAAGCCACATGCTCCGCTGCTTGTGCGGGCCCCCGTCAATTCCTTTGAGTTTTAGCCTTGCGGCCGTACTCCCCAGGCGGGGAACTTAATGCGTTAGCTGCGGCACCGACGACGTGGAATGTCGCCAACACCTAGTTCCCACCGTTTACGGCGTGGACTACCAGGGTATCTAATCCTGTTCGCTCCCCACGCTTTCGCTCCTCAGCGTCAGTAATGGCCCAGAGATCCGCCTTCGCCACCGGTGTTCCTCCTGATATCTGCGCATTTCACCGCTACACCAGGAATTCCGATCTCCCCTACCACACTCTAGTCTGCCCGTATCGAATGCAGACCCGGGGTTAAGCCCCGGGCTTTCACATCCGACGCGACAGACCGCCTACGAGCTCTTTACGCCCAATAATTCCGGACAACGCTTGCGCCCTACGTATT contains these protein-coding regions:
- a CDS encoding CDP-alcohol phosphatidyltransferase family protein, encoding MEVQETRVQTDRVLTIPNILSMARLVGVPVFLWLILRPEFGGPESDGWALLVLMLSGISDYLDGKLARRWNQISSLGRLLDPAADRLYILSTLVGLTWREILPIWLTAALLARELVLLVMVGILRRHGYPPPQVNFLGKAATFNLMYAFPLLLLSDGSGWISSLAAIFGWAFAGWGTTLYWWAGVLYVVQVRRLVRADAMAD